The DNA window cataataaaataagAGACCACATCACTACTACAAATGTCTTAAAAGTGCCTCAGTCTTACGATCAGCCTTAGAACTGTTGAACTTACAGCAATTGCAATTCAGAGAGAATTTATCCACCAATATTACATGCAACCCTCTTCCCTGTTTGATCCCCGTCTGGTAGAATGAGACCCAGACACctgaagttgaagttaAAGAGGATTTCGTTAATACTTCTAAATATTTTGCAGACCAATTAACTTATTGACAAAGGATTCATATATTATTCGCCTGCTTTAGCCCTGATTGGGTGGGACGCCCAACGTGCTAGCGCCCTATAAACCCGGCACTACTTACGGGGGCTACACAAAGTTTTAATAGAGCATCATATGAGTAACCCCTTATCACAACTGTTGCACACACTCCAGCATTCAGTAATTCAACACCAGAGACCTGGAATACAATGGATATAGCGAACGATGATTCAAGTGTGTGTGTATTCATGGAGCAAAGTTCCCTGAAGACAGTGGAAGCATGTTTAGTCAAGGATCAGCAAATAGTCGAAGTTAGAACCTGCCAAATAGAGGACAATTCTCCTGCTGATGGGTTTTACTCTGTTTACAAGTCTATTGAATATGAAGGGGAGACTGTTCGAGTGTTTCCAACTAATCATAAGACCGTTCCATTGGTTCGGTTGCAGATTTTGACAtgtttttttatgtttATGGTGCTTGGTATCAATGATCAGGCAACTGGAAGCCTAATACCAACTTTGACCAAACATTACGAGATTTCTAAGGTTCGGGCATGTTCTGTGTTTATATGTCAGACTGTGTCTTACATTACTGGTTCGCTTTTCACAGGTCGGTTGCATGGGCGCTACGGTGCCCGGGGTGTTGTATTGGGAGCCGTTACCATTAGCATAATCTTCTACAGCATTTTAGCCTTGCAGCCTTCAAAATTCTATCTCTATACTCTATGCTACATGCCATTGGGTTTCTCTGTTGCATTGATCGGTGCAATGTGCAATGTTGTTATTGGAAGTTTGGAGTTGCATAAAAATGAATTTCTAGGAGGATTGCACGCAGCTTATGGTATTTCTTCATGCATAACGCCCCCCTTAGTTACTAACATTGCAAAAAGGTACACATGGTCcgatttcttcttcttgccATTATGTCTCTCCATTATCTCTCTTATCTGCTGCAGTTACGCTTTTAGATATGAGACACGGGCAAAGTTTAACTACGTGTGTGCTATTGCTGACAATGGCCTTTATGCAGAGAACCAtctggaagaagaagaagaaccaTCACGTAGCCAGCAATATAGAGTGTCTGTAATTCTAGGCTCTCTATATCTTTTCTTGTATCTAGGTGCTGAGATTGGCACAGGATCATGGTTATTGACTTATCTATTGGAATGCAAAAGCAATGATAGCGTTGCAATGTCTTACATGAACACGTCCTACTGGGGAGGACTAACTTCGGGTAGAATATTCCTAGGCTGGTTGACTAGCCGTGTGTTCTCTAACGAATACAAGGCCAGCATAGTCTATGGCATACTAACCCTATTCTTCTACTGCATTTTCGTAATTGTTGGGTTCGCTGACACCACTATGGATGGTTATTTCGCTTACCTATTTACTGTGGTATTTTTCGCAGGTGTGTTCATTGGACCGCTATTTCCTAATTGTTCCATCGTTTTACTAGAACTATTACCCAAGAGAGTTCAGATGCAAGGTATGGGGATAATTGTGGCATTATCTAGTGTTGGTGGGGCATCAATTCCCTACGTGATCGGTTTGATCTTGGATTCCATCGGTTTTAGATGGTTCCCTGTCGTTGTCACTTTCATGGTCTGCACTTTCAACGTCATATGGTGGTTATACCCTTTATTTATCAAGAATCGCACAATTGTGTCAACATATTGAAAGTTAAGAGAGCTAGGTATGCTTCACTAGCTGGTTATGCTTATATTACCTTTTTTAGTCTACAGTTTACATAGTAGATGTACTACACTCATCGAATTGTGTCCTTCGTTTCGATTTATGAGTTCCGTTACTTATGACTAGTGATGGTTTGTTGGTCTTGCGATGGGAAAAGCGTTGAAAAAACTAAAATAGTAGTCCTTTGTCTGATCACACACTTCACTATTGAGTGCAACAAGGGGAATTGGTGTTTATATGGAATCATAATAATTTATTCTTTGTAGTAATGAGTACGTCAAATGATGTTACCGTTAAGAAATATGTTTCTCAGCGTCGGACGGTGGATATGAGTTCGCCGTATGATAggttgtattattataagAAACATGGCATACCACTGCGTGAAATTGAGCCAGAAGCCAGTTATACAGCCGATATACTACCTCCTGATGCTTATCGGACTCATGATCGAGTAATAAATACCCCGACGAAGTTTACGCATCTTTCTTCGAATAAGGTAAAACACGTGATACCTGCAATAACATGGACTCCGGAGGGTCGTAGGCTGGTTGTAGCAACTTACAGTGGTGAATTCTCACTCTGGAATGGATCTTCT is part of the Eremothecium cymbalariae DBVPG#7215 chromosome 2, complete sequence genome and encodes:
- the BSC6 gene encoding Bsc6p (similar to Ashbya gossypii ADL185W); this translates as MDIANDDSSVCVFMEQSSLKTVEACLVKDQQIVEVRTCQIEDNSPADGFYSVYKSIEYEGETVRVFPTNHKTVPLVRLQILTCFFMFMVLGINDQATGSLIPTLTKHYEISKVRACSVFICQTVSYITGSLFTGRLHGRYGARGVVLGAVTISIIFYSILALQPSKFYLYTLCYMPLGFSVALIGAMCNVVIGSLELHKNEFLGGLHAAYGISSCITPPLVTNIAKRYTWSDFFFLPLCLSIISLICCSYAFRYETRAKFNYVCAIADNGLYAENHLEEEEEPSRSQQYRVSVILGSLYLFLYLGAEIGTGSWLLTYLLECKSNDSVAMSYMNTSYWGGLTSGRIFLGWLTSRVFSNEYKASIVYGILTLFFYCIFVIVGFADTTMDGYFAYLFTVVFFAGVFIGPLFPNCSIVLLELLPKRVQMQGMGIIVALSSVGGASIPYVIGLILDSIGFRWFPVVVTFMVCTFNVIWWLYPLFIKNRTIVSTY